Proteins from one Hyperolius riggenbachi isolate aHypRig1 chromosome 2, aHypRig1.pri, whole genome shotgun sequence genomic window:
- the LOC137545050 gene encoding piggyBac transposable element-derived protein 4-like, translating into MAKRLYTVEEACAYLQQSSESEEGSSGSEWIPFTDSELESLSDSDSESEESEPPTRRVRVEGEAQLGDSSLASEQQPGPSNEASGSGQGSARRRPRVSQLPPEMINAQWSPPCMVLPDIPAFTAASGILVPTENLQPADFFALFIDESILQHIVQQSNLYATQYISDNPTTRFAARWTPTNVPELKVFIGLTLNMGLEKKPQLCDYWARNPIICMPVYAATMKRERYEMLMKYLHFNDNTQHLSRDDPAHDRLFKLRPLLSHLSDKFKEVYMPGKNIVVDESLMSFHGRLGFRQYIPSKRARYGIKFYKLCESGTGYTFDLRVYEGKDSHLEVAGSPPYMCSTGKIVIDLISPLLNKGYHLYIDNFYVSVPLFKFLYAAQTVACGTARPNRQGLPPEVVNKKLKKGEVCSLRSNELLALKFRDKRDVLMLTTIHNEATTTALSRREEIQKPVAIVEYTKNMGGVDLADKMLALYQMQRKRKAWYKKVAMYLFQIAMHNSFVVYKKSGNKASYLKFQQAVIASLIYESGYTSQRTGQQDSEEVMRLRDKHFIAPLLPNPGKQYPQKRCRVCARHQIRRDSRYYCPTCPSRPGLCLIGCFEAYHSVLNY; encoded by the coding sequence ATGGCGAAAAGGCTTTACACCGTTGAAGAGGCCTGTGCCTATTTGCAGCAAAGCAGTGAGAGtgaggaggggtcatcaggcagcGAGTGGATACCTTTCACTGACTCCGAGCTTGAGTCGCTGTCGGACAGTGACTCAGAGTCAGAGGAGTCAGAGCCGCCAACTCGCAGGGTGAGGGTAGAAGGAGAGGCACAGCTTGGGGACAGTAGTTTGGCTAGTGAGCAGCAGCCAGGTCCCAGCAATGAGGCTAGTGGCAGTGGTCAGGGGTCAGCCAGGAGGAGGCCAAGGGTAAGCCAATTACCACCAGAGATGATTAACGCCCAGTGGTCGCCTCCATGTATGGTGCTGCCAGACATCCCTGCTTTCACAGCAGCAAGCGGTATTTTAGTGCCCACCGAAAATCTGCAGCCTGCTGACTTTTTTGCTCTTTTTATAGATGAGAGCATTTTACAGCATATTGTGCAGCAATCTAACCTATATGCTACACAGTATATCTCTGACAATCCTACCACTCGTTTTGCTGCGAGATGGACCCCCACGAATGTGCCTGAGCTGAAGGTATTCATTGGCCTGACGTTAAACATGGGCCTAGAAAAAAAACCTCAGCTTTGTGACTATTGGGCAAGAAACCCCATCATCTGCATGCCCGTTTACGCAGCAACTATGAAGAGGGAACGCTATGAAATGCTGatgaaatatttgcatttcaatgacaacacaCAACATCTGTCCAGGGACGATCCAGCGCATGACCGCCTTTTCAAATTGAGGCCTCTTTTATCCCATCTAAGTGATAAATTCAAAGAGGTTTACATGCCTGGAAAGAATATAGTGGTAGATGAGTCCCTTATGTCATTTCATGGCAGGCTTGGCTTCAGGCAATATATCCCCAGCAAACGTGCCCGGTATGGGATTAAGTTTTATAAACTGTGTGAAAGCGGTACAGGCTACACATTTGACTTAAGGGTTTATGAAGGCAAGGACTCTCATCTGGAAGTTGCTGGGAGCCCACCGTACATGTGTAGCACTGGCAAAATTGTCATTGACTTGATAAGTCCCCTGCTGAATAAAGGGTACCATTTGTACATTGACAATTTTTATGTCAGTGTCCCGCTGTTTAAATTTTTATATGCAGCACAAACCGTAGCCTGTGGAACCGCAAGGCCAAATCGCCAAGGTCTGCCCCCGGAGGTCGtcaacaaaaaattgaaaaagggaGAGGTGTGTAGTCTCCGCAGCAATGAGCTACTTGCTCTAAAGTTTAGGGACAAGAGGGATGTGTTGATGCTGACAACCATCCACAATGAGGCTACCACGACAGCACTGTCACGGAGAGAGGAGATCCAGAAGCCCGTGGCTATTGTGGAATACACCAAAAATATGGGAGGTGTTGATTTGGCAGACAAAATGTTGGCTTTATACCAAATGCAGAGGAAGCGAAAGGCATGGTACAAGAAGGTGGCAATGTACCTGTTCCAGATAGCCATGCATAACTCTTTTGTGGTTTACAAAAAATCTGGCAATAAAGCCTCATATCTAAAATTTCAACAAGCTGTGATAGCATCCCTAATTTATGAATCAGGATATACATCTCAGCGCACAGGCCAACAGGATTCGGAAGAGGTAATGCGACTTCGCGACAAACATTTTATTGCCCCACTGCTCCCAAATCCTGGAAAACAGTACCCCCAAAAAAGGTGCAGAGTGTGCGCAAGACACCAAATAAGGAGAGACTCACGATATTACTGCCCAACATGCCCATCACGACCAGGACTGTGCCTTATTGGGTGTTTTGAGGCCTACCATTCAGTGCTGAactattag